In Streptomyces sp. NBC_00433, a single genomic region encodes these proteins:
- a CDS encoding ATP-binding protein, whose protein sequence is MVHVDDPDDTYEAADVAEYFGGEDATTATALVISQLKHSTTRPDKAWTASRLCQIKQRTSSVTGKPTGTARAIIRDLADVWTKFAKAHGRDYALRVLTIQLVSNQPVDARLARAVEAAKKAIAATRGTLRAAALLSALTDQDRTVINTLYQSLKGDLGSGGFCDFLTVLDLSDCGQQGRVSLELAVRAAMSAHSPDQPDTSALKLFDLIRRHALPDLAHRPGIRRADVLAALGVPGAQTLYPAPPMLAEVDDPLPAPSAHEIAAAALAAPGARVLVHGGAGAGKSTTMTQLQDSLPPGSVVVMYDCFGAGGYLQSGQGRHSPRRFITQVTNDLAKTCGTPLLLEAPRDEEDLWEQFTRTLQQAVDTLPETGRLVLVVDAVDNAATAAERKRERGFLPGLRDLGLPDRTSLILTARSHRISQLAEGTTATVTLRPFDLSLSGAHLRRYAPGATDAEAALFHGATAGNPRTQFYALSVATAQGDGIPGILAQCRTTPDHLFEDLVNSALQTTGTDAGGLRWLALLAALSRPVRIEPLAQALNVTTAQITAFAYGLQPGVTLEGETIAFRDEDFEAYVMGVLTDDDLREAHHRLADLFLATRATDPDAATHVADHLYDAGRGDETIDLVLDEPAPAGIPDGFDRLDVRDRRLDLALRAAADNSTGVQAARLVIRACTATFSTTALTELLRTRPGLAARYSNRPTLARRLVRDTSQPWLGPAHMRAAVVLAHDNATHAQAREHLRNAEAWLQRRTDLPSHETWGWSLEPEDLAAGAYAHYLLSGPGAAAHWLRRWTSPADLLDTVAALALTTAPSTTPRQARVDLASLNIPPLYHAPFIAHLSDRLDASDRAWIDGCVQACLDRPAAEASAWQVQLCESAAQHGDRTLARRLTEHWLRPTYDFPSEMRHSEAGTVLALRQHALLAVLDGRDPDITACLPSHLRTDPNDRTGSDRHSYNRRQWLDHATPLLRMCMLRAQALLAEGADALPSAIAEELRRQDDSVAHRWFRGAKTYRAWALLATEAILAAGTHTSDPGLLHDLADRGPVLVHGQAPWLWLDMAATLNSRNTDPALAADLCERAAIHAQEHQHTAVGRVDLLATCAQYAGQVSPHLGEMYFARATEAAAGIDDNGARLLSAHARLAVRGTPACSEQQATDLAERLLVAGEAAADHAADEDAVPYQNLLHAAAALSPATAFAAASRWDDETRHALADAVTPLITASVATGFLTPQDASYLQHLIDDPEQRTATTLTLLDALPRDAQRISLARRELRRTARWLRSSVPAVQQPGLAQDLLDWAQDNRVTDSELHAMLDPVMPFRTDDEFSQRRRQAFASRMRQAKAPAVGAPAWRRLADSAFLDGLLQTYPDRQELAELIAATVHNTPPQERLQALDATLALMGNHEIDACAVLMAIAELIRTWQAGAGVRTWAAQALPGILNRHLPELTHGAVPGLLLAALNAFATTQTLRGDLLAAIHEHRPHLTAEHMLNLALVFAELAEPHEAADAAARELRTLVPAATPPGPSLPPTTTPADVIGSLLWSAFGHQRKAVRWQAAHAARGLLLDTHSPLSPALADRLAPCLHSTTAGAFRSHDLRFYWLSARVWLLTVLQRVADDNPAVLARHLPLIAATATDRTLPHAQIRELARTTALTLAAATPGYDTGDLAWANRPTACHTPRGRHRPLGDENRNRPGARYAFDATDTLPYWFTPLARVFGVDIAEVSERAERWIVEEWQLSRDDWMADIRELRDEETAGRMMHRHGSIPPEESLHLYMEYHAMMLAAGELVDCATPVSMGRYDEDEHDPWMYWLSGHLPVSATAWRADLRSSIPAEPALFGTRPLDKWPGTRPADFDALLGLTEGALAEHVCVAASTDVAHPDERGTVSIRSALVGPAHARALQRALQAAKDIWSWRLPMQSDTEAEVDHGPFRLRGWLAAGTYERESLDGLDHQARGLAWELPLPGDEFRQWAACTVASTGDTLLDPTGRRLARTTLWSDEDFDARHRIQRVQSSGYRTTVVRQHLLGFLAATGVQLIVEVQIDLRPDGPAKARTQRSRLYLVDGAGRVDTLQHRPDEARREDPPRNGRHRNQ, encoded by the coding sequence TTGGTGCACGTCGATGATCCCGATGACACCTATGAGGCAGCCGATGTCGCCGAGTACTTCGGCGGCGAGGACGCCACGACGGCCACCGCGCTCGTCATCTCCCAGCTCAAGCACAGCACCACCCGCCCCGACAAAGCGTGGACGGCGTCGCGGCTGTGCCAAATCAAGCAACGCACCAGCTCGGTGACCGGCAAACCGACCGGCACCGCCCGCGCGATCATTCGCGACCTCGCCGACGTCTGGACCAAGTTCGCCAAGGCCCACGGCCGAGACTACGCACTGCGTGTCCTGACCATCCAGCTGGTCAGTAACCAACCGGTCGACGCCCGGCTGGCGCGGGCGGTCGAAGCAGCCAAGAAGGCCATCGCCGCCACCCGGGGGACCCTCCGGGCGGCTGCTCTGCTCAGCGCGCTCACCGACCAGGACCGCACGGTCATCAACACGCTCTACCAGAGCCTGAAGGGCGACCTGGGCAGCGGCGGCTTCTGCGACTTCCTGACGGTGCTGGACCTCTCGGACTGCGGACAGCAGGGCCGCGTAAGCCTTGAGCTCGCTGTCCGCGCCGCGATGTCCGCCCACTCCCCGGACCAGCCAGACACCTCCGCGCTGAAGCTGTTCGACCTCATCCGGCGGCACGCCCTTCCTGACCTCGCCCACCGGCCCGGCATCCGCCGCGCGGACGTCCTGGCCGCCCTCGGCGTCCCCGGAGCCCAGACCCTCTACCCGGCCCCGCCGATGCTGGCCGAGGTCGACGACCCGCTGCCCGCGCCCAGCGCCCACGAGATCGCAGCCGCGGCCCTCGCCGCACCCGGCGCGCGGGTCCTCGTCCACGGCGGCGCCGGAGCCGGCAAGTCCACCACCATGACCCAGCTCCAGGACAGCCTGCCGCCCGGCTCGGTCGTTGTGATGTACGACTGTTTCGGCGCCGGCGGCTACCTCCAGTCCGGGCAGGGCCGCCACAGCCCGCGCAGGTTCATCACCCAGGTCACTAACGACCTGGCGAAAACCTGCGGAACCCCGCTGCTCCTGGAAGCACCCCGCGATGAGGAAGACCTGTGGGAGCAGTTCACCCGCACGCTCCAGCAGGCCGTCGACACGCTCCCCGAGACCGGTCGTCTCGTCCTGGTCGTCGATGCCGTGGACAACGCCGCCACCGCCGCCGAACGTAAGCGGGAGCGAGGCTTCCTGCCGGGGCTGCGCGACCTGGGCCTGCCCGACCGGACGAGCCTGATCCTCACCGCCCGCTCGCACCGCATCTCCCAACTCGCCGAAGGCACCACCGCGACCGTCACGCTGCGCCCCTTCGACCTCTCCCTGTCCGGCGCGCACCTGCGCCGCTATGCGCCCGGCGCCACCGACGCCGAAGCGGCGCTCTTCCACGGGGCGACCGCAGGAAATCCCCGGACCCAGTTCTACGCGCTCAGCGTTGCTACGGCCCAAGGCGACGGGATCCCCGGCATCCTCGCCCAGTGCCGCACCACTCCGGATCACCTCTTCGAAGACCTGGTCAATTCGGCACTCCAGACCACGGGCACCGACGCGGGCGGCCTCCGATGGCTCGCGCTCCTGGCTGCCCTGTCCCGCCCCGTGCGGATCGAACCGCTCGCGCAGGCCCTTAACGTCACCACCGCCCAGATCACCGCCTTCGCCTACGGCCTGCAGCCCGGTGTCACCCTCGAGGGCGAAACCATTGCCTTCCGGGACGAGGACTTCGAGGCGTACGTCATGGGCGTGCTCACCGACGACGACCTTCGCGAGGCCCACCACCGCCTCGCCGACCTGTTCCTGGCAACGCGCGCCACAGATCCCGACGCGGCCACGCACGTTGCAGACCACCTCTACGACGCCGGCCGCGGGGACGAAACCATCGACCTCGTCCTCGACGAGCCCGCGCCCGCCGGCATCCCGGACGGTTTCGACCGCCTCGATGTCCGCGACCGCCGTCTCGACCTCGCCCTGCGGGCAGCAGCCGACAACAGCACTGGCGTACAGGCTGCACGGCTTGTCATCCGAGCCTGCACGGCCACGTTCTCCACCACCGCGCTGACGGAACTGCTGCGCACCCGGCCAGGTCTCGCCGCTCGCTACAGTAACCGCCCGACCCTCGCACGCCGCCTGGTACGCGACACCTCGCAGCCGTGGCTCGGCCCGGCCCACATGCGCGCCGCAGTCGTTCTCGCCCACGACAACGCCACGCACGCGCAGGCCCGCGAACACCTGCGCAACGCCGAAGCATGGCTGCAGCGCCGAACGGACCTGCCCTCCCACGAAACCTGGGGCTGGTCCCTGGAACCCGAAGACCTCGCCGCCGGCGCGTACGCCCACTACCTGCTGTCAGGCCCCGGGGCTGCGGCCCACTGGCTCAGGCGTTGGACCAGCCCCGCCGACCTGCTCGACACCGTGGCAGCCCTCGCCCTCACGACCGCCCCTTCCACCACTCCGCGGCAGGCACGGGTCGACCTCGCATCCCTGAACATCCCGCCGCTTTACCACGCCCCCTTCATCGCGCATCTGAGCGACCGACTCGACGCCTCGGACAGGGCCTGGATCGACGGATGCGTCCAGGCATGCCTGGACAGACCAGCTGCAGAGGCCTCCGCCTGGCAGGTCCAACTGTGCGAGAGCGCCGCCCAGCACGGCGACCGCACCCTTGCCCGGCGCCTCACCGAGCACTGGCTCCGTCCCACCTACGACTTTCCGTCCGAAATGCGGCATTCGGAGGCGGGCACCGTTCTGGCACTGCGCCAGCACGCCCTGCTCGCTGTCCTCGACGGCCGCGACCCGGACATCACCGCCTGTCTGCCCAGTCACCTCCGAACGGACCCCAATGACCGCACCGGCAGCGACCGCCACTCCTACAACCGGCGGCAATGGCTGGACCACGCCACCCCGCTGCTGCGCATGTGCATGCTCCGGGCACAGGCGCTCCTCGCCGAGGGCGCCGACGCCCTCCCGTCCGCCATTGCGGAGGAACTCCGGCGGCAGGACGACAGCGTCGCCCACCGCTGGTTCCGCGGCGCGAAGACGTACCGGGCGTGGGCACTGCTGGCCACCGAGGCGATCCTCGCAGCCGGCACGCACACCAGCGACCCCGGTTTGCTCCACGACCTCGCCGACCGCGGCCCGGTCCTCGTCCACGGCCAAGCCCCCTGGCTGTGGCTCGACATGGCCGCCACCCTGAACAGCCGCAACACCGACCCGGCCCTCGCCGCAGACCTGTGCGAACGGGCAGCCATCCACGCCCAGGAACACCAGCACACCGCGGTGGGCCGCGTCGACCTCCTCGCCACTTGCGCCCAGTATGCCGGGCAGGTGTCACCGCACCTCGGTGAGATGTACTTCGCCCGTGCGACGGAAGCCGCCGCAGGGATCGACGACAACGGTGCCCGCCTGCTGAGCGCACACGCCCGCCTTGCGGTCCGAGGCACCCCTGCTTGCTCCGAGCAGCAGGCGACCGACCTCGCCGAGCGACTCCTCGTGGCAGGGGAGGCCGCAGCCGACCATGCCGCGGACGAGGACGCCGTCCCCTATCAGAACCTGCTGCACGCAGCCGCCGCCCTCAGCCCGGCCACCGCCTTCGCGGCCGCGAGCCGCTGGGACGACGAAACGCGCCACGCCCTTGCGGACGCCGTCACCCCGCTGATCACCGCATCCGTCGCCACCGGATTCCTCACCCCCCAGGACGCCTCTTACCTGCAGCACCTGATCGACGACCCCGAACAGCGGACCGCAACAACCCTGACCCTTCTCGACGCCCTGCCCAGGGACGCCCAGCGGATCAGCTTGGCCCGCAGGGAACTGCGACGCACCGCCCGATGGCTGCGCTCCAGCGTGCCCGCGGTGCAACAGCCCGGCCTCGCCCAGGACCTGCTCGACTGGGCGCAGGACAACCGCGTCACCGACAGCGAACTGCACGCCATGCTCGATCCGGTCATGCCGTTCCGGACCGATGACGAGTTTTCCCAGCGCCGCCGGCAGGCCTTCGCGAGCCGCATGCGCCAGGCCAAGGCACCCGCCGTCGGCGCACCCGCATGGAGGCGGCTCGCCGACAGCGCCTTTCTCGACGGTCTCCTCCAGACCTACCCCGACCGCCAGGAACTGGCGGAGCTCATCGCCGCAACCGTGCACAACACCCCACCCCAGGAGCGCCTCCAAGCCCTCGACGCCACGCTCGCCCTGATGGGCAACCACGAGATCGACGCCTGCGCCGTCCTGATGGCGATCGCCGAACTCATCCGCACCTGGCAGGCAGGGGCCGGCGTGCGGACCTGGGCCGCCCAGGCACTGCCCGGCATCCTGAACCGCCACCTGCCGGAGCTCACCCACGGCGCCGTACCGGGCCTATTGCTGGCAGCGCTCAACGCCTTCGCCACGACACAGACCCTCCGCGGCGACCTCCTGGCCGCGATCCACGAGCACCGGCCACACCTCACGGCCGAACACATGCTCAACCTGGCCCTGGTCTTCGCCGAACTCGCCGAACCGCACGAGGCGGCCGACGCCGCCGCCCGTGAACTCCGCACCTTGGTCCCCGCCGCAACGCCACCCGGCCCGAGCCTGCCGCCGACGACCACGCCGGCCGACGTCATCGGCTCGCTGCTGTGGAGCGCGTTCGGACATCAACGCAAGGCTGTCCGCTGGCAGGCCGCCCACGCCGCCCGCGGCCTGCTTCTCGACACCCACAGCCCCCTGTCCCCGGCCCTCGCCGACCGCTTGGCCCCATGCCTGCACAGCACCACCGCCGGAGCCTTCCGCAGCCACGATCTTCGCTTCTACTGGCTGTCGGCCCGTGTGTGGCTGCTCACCGTCCTACAACGAGTGGCCGACGACAACCCTGCCGTTCTGGCTCGCCACCTGCCGTTGATCGCCGCGACCGCCACCGATCGCACCCTCCCGCACGCCCAGATCAGGGAACTCGCCCGGACCACCGCGCTCACCCTCGCCGCAGCTACCCCCGGATACGACACCGGCGACCTCGCCTGGGCGAACCGCCCCACCGCCTGCCACACACCCCGAGGCCGACACCGCCCCCTCGGAGACGAGAACCGCAACCGGCCCGGCGCCCGCTACGCCTTCGATGCCACCGACACGCTGCCGTACTGGTTCACGCCCCTGGCCCGGGTCTTCGGCGTGGACATCGCGGAGGTTAGCGAACGGGCCGAACGGTGGATCGTCGAGGAGTGGCAGCTCTCCAGGGACGACTGGATGGCCGACATCCGGGAACTGCGCGACGAGGAGACCGCCGGACGCATGATGCACCGTCACGGGTCCATCCCGCCGGAGGAGAGCCTCCACCTCTACATGGAGTACCACGCCATGATGCTCGCCGCTGGCGAACTGGTGGACTGCGCAACCCCGGTGAGTATGGGCAGGTACGACGAGGACGAGCACGACCCGTGGATGTACTGGCTCTCCGGGCATCTCCCCGTGTCCGCCACCGCCTGGCGCGCCGACCTGCGCTCCTCGATCCCGGCAGAGCCCGCCCTGTTCGGCACCCGGCCGCTAGACAAGTGGCCCGGCACCCGGCCCGCCGACTTCGACGCCCTGCTCGGCCTGACAGAAGGCGCCCTTGCGGAACACGTGTGCGTCGCGGCGAGCACCGACGTCGCCCATCCCGACGAACGCGGCACCGTCTCGATCAGATCGGCACTCGTCGGCCCGGCCCACGCACGAGCGCTCCAGCGAGCCCTCCAGGCCGCGAAGGACATC
- a CDS encoding ATP-binding protein, whose amino-acid sequence MPEAPAAPSFDLAAYLKVPGASLVPTQATLRTQKDLTTAIQGHKVMCVYGDYGTGKTLTVGVTLHDLAPDATVPVQPLGTGIKAFRHALATGLNVPGDLTSDAARDAAILAVLAQRPHTLLCDEAQRLDNRSLDYLRALYDRRDLHLSIVLVGAHDFRRKMLARAAWKSRIKLWTKFTPLTPGEVLEAVYKFHPVWGAAPAADIPVIDDAGCHGNFRAWAGLTDELKRALEENPELTYSLELVLWLLRKMNGFDGPE is encoded by the coding sequence ATGCCCGAAGCCCCCGCCGCACCATCTTTCGACCTGGCGGCCTACCTGAAAGTCCCCGGCGCCAGCCTCGTGCCCACCCAGGCCACCCTCCGCACTCAAAAAGACCTGACCACAGCCATCCAAGGGCACAAAGTCATGTGCGTATACGGCGACTACGGCACCGGCAAGACACTCACCGTCGGCGTCACCCTGCACGACCTCGCCCCAGACGCCACCGTGCCCGTCCAACCCCTGGGCACTGGCATCAAAGCCTTCCGGCACGCCCTCGCCACCGGCCTCAACGTCCCCGGCGACCTGACCAGCGACGCCGCCCGCGACGCAGCCATCCTCGCCGTCCTCGCCCAACGGCCCCACACCCTGCTGTGCGATGAGGCCCAGCGACTCGACAACCGCAGCCTGGACTACCTGCGCGCCCTGTACGACAGACGGGACCTCCACCTGTCCATCGTCCTGGTCGGCGCTCACGACTTCCGCCGAAAGATGCTCGCCCGGGCCGCCTGGAAGAGCCGCATCAAGCTGTGGACCAAGTTCACCCCCCTCACACCTGGCGAAGTCCTCGAGGCCGTGTACAAGTTCCACCCCGTCTGGGGCGCGGCCCCTGCCGCGGACATCCCGGTGATCGACGACGCCGGCTGCCACGGCAACTTCCGGGCATGGGCCGGGCTCACCGACGAACTCAAACGGGCGCTGGAGGAAAACCCCGAACTCACCTACAGCCTCGAGCTAGTGCTCTGGCTCCTGCGCAAGATGAACGGCTTCGACGGGCCGGAGTAG
- a CDS encoding Mu transposase C-terminal domain-containing protein: MPAHIPAQDIELRTESVRHLLELEQQNIDTTPHRKIVAKAYGVDEKTVKRWMDNARAHGGTYTPAQRKRFTLTANMIDEVAIQRGNINATWQRLTTHPHKGDPPLPCLATFYSAVNAALDKAFLEGLRHGECAARRYTVHGQEIFDHRNQVWEGDHVQASVWVNVDGQPAKPWITWFIDGSTKVVPGKSITPGFPNSGSIMAAARAALARGGPYGPFGGRPQTVRIDRGADFLSTAVSQAFGNLGVPLHPLPPRRPDRKGTVEGLNSAVKSNLFQGLPGFVEDAPPSKQPRARPSGSKKPASTDGLMSFKDFVAKVERWIDEWNHRWPKPHLGDRTPAQAWDDDLTVIFDIDAEALHTYTLAGPDKPRKITNKGVSWKNNRYIAPWMNDDGLAGTLVMLRHMPNQDREVELYDATTGKHLGSAIATNQATPQQRLEVRQAADRKATQIRRKRDRAEKLRVERHAPVTDPQHPQYAQAMSHDQAKQHLHELGEPEPTAGPAPQDDLLPLPVPTPIWATAAPTGQAPKPPRQYPAEPFLPLPPPTVSWGATSEPPAADPESDH, from the coding sequence ATGCCCGCACACATCCCCGCGCAGGACATCGAACTGCGCACCGAATCCGTCCGGCACCTGCTGGAACTGGAACAGCAGAACATCGACACCACACCCCACCGCAAGATCGTCGCCAAGGCCTACGGCGTCGACGAAAAGACCGTGAAACGGTGGATGGACAACGCCCGCGCCCACGGCGGCACCTACACCCCCGCCCAGCGCAAACGCTTCACCCTCACCGCCAACATGATCGACGAAGTCGCCATCCAGCGCGGAAACATCAACGCCACCTGGCAGCGCCTGACCACCCACCCCCACAAAGGTGACCCTCCGCTGCCGTGCCTGGCCACCTTCTACAGCGCCGTCAACGCCGCCCTCGACAAAGCATTCCTCGAGGGACTGCGCCACGGCGAGTGCGCGGCACGCCGCTACACCGTCCACGGCCAGGAGATCTTCGACCACCGCAACCAGGTCTGGGAAGGCGACCACGTCCAGGCGAGCGTGTGGGTCAACGTCGACGGACAGCCCGCCAAGCCGTGGATCACCTGGTTCATCGACGGCTCCACCAAGGTAGTTCCCGGTAAATCCATCACCCCGGGGTTTCCCAACAGCGGCTCGATCATGGCCGCCGCACGTGCCGCCCTGGCCCGCGGCGGCCCCTACGGCCCCTTCGGAGGCCGGCCCCAGACCGTCCGCATCGACCGCGGCGCGGACTTCCTCAGCACTGCCGTCAGCCAGGCCTTCGGCAACCTCGGTGTTCCCCTGCACCCGCTGCCACCCCGCAGACCCGACCGCAAGGGAACCGTCGAGGGCCTCAACAGTGCCGTCAAGTCGAACCTCTTCCAGGGCCTGCCCGGCTTTGTCGAAGACGCCCCGCCCAGCAAGCAGCCCCGAGCCCGGCCCAGCGGATCGAAGAAGCCCGCCAGCACCGACGGCCTGATGTCTTTCAAGGACTTCGTGGCCAAGGTGGAGCGATGGATCGACGAATGGAACCACCGGTGGCCCAAACCCCACCTGGGCGACCGCACACCGGCACAGGCATGGGACGACGACCTCACCGTCATCTTCGACATCGACGCAGAAGCCCTCCACACCTACACCCTCGCCGGTCCCGACAAGCCACGGAAGATCACGAACAAGGGCGTCAGCTGGAAAAACAACCGCTACATCGCGCCCTGGATGAACGACGACGGGTTGGCCGGCACGCTGGTCATGCTGCGGCACATGCCCAACCAGGACCGTGAAGTCGAACTGTACGACGCGACCACCGGCAAGCACCTCGGCTCCGCCATCGCCACCAACCAGGCAACCCCGCAACAGCGCCTCGAGGTACGCCAGGCCGCCGACCGCAAAGCCACACAGATCCGCCGCAAGCGTGACCGCGCCGAGAAACTCCGCGTCGAGCGCCACGCCCCCGTCACCGACCCCCAGCACCCCCAGTACGCCCAGGCGATGTCCCACGACCAGGCCAAGCAGCACCTGCACGAACTCGGCGAACCCGAACCCACAGCCGGCCCCGCCCCGCAGGACGACCTTCTGCCACTTCCCGTCCCGACGCCGATCTGGGCCACCGCCGCACCGACCGGACAGGCACCGAAGCCGCCGCGGCAGTACCCGGCCGAGCCTTTCCTGCCCCTGCCGCCCCCGACCGTCTCCTGGGGCGCAACGTCCGAGCCGCCCGCAGCCGACCCAGAGAGCGACCACTGA
- the cas6e gene encoding type I-E CRISPR-associated protein Cas6/Cse3/CasE yields the protein MPPAVLDAGPLTAALTHIRLRRSNPDARRDLLDTVALHKTVMRLAPDNLGPHPRQTAGLLFRLEPGPAPTLIVQTTHPPLLHHLPDGYGTARVHDLSPILRLLTGGMTVRYRITANPITMQSHPTDPDKPRRRIALNGTDATAWWTRRAARAGLVIHTTDATIRAFHRRDPAGPCHSLIQFDGHATITDADQLRHTLTRGIGKAKAYGAGLLTLAPA from the coding sequence ATGCCGCCCGCCGTCCTCGACGCCGGCCCCCTGACCGCCGCCCTCACCCACATCCGCCTGCGCCGCAGCAACCCCGACGCCCGCCGCGACCTGCTCGACACCGTCGCCCTCCACAAGACCGTCATGCGCCTGGCCCCCGACAACCTCGGACCCCACCCCCGCCAAACTGCCGGCCTGCTCTTCCGCCTCGAGCCCGGCCCCGCCCCCACGCTCATCGTCCAGACCACCCACCCCCCGCTGCTGCACCACCTGCCGGACGGCTACGGAACCGCCCGCGTCCACGACCTCAGCCCGATCCTGCGCCTGCTGACCGGCGGCATGACCGTCCGCTACCGCATCACCGCCAACCCCATCACCATGCAGTCCCACCCCACCGACCCCGACAAGCCACGCCGCCGCATCGCCCTCAACGGAACCGACGCCACCGCCTGGTGGACCCGGCGGGCCGCCCGCGCAGGACTGGTCATCCACACCACCGATGCCACCATCCGCGCCTTCCACCGCCGCGATCCCGCCGGCCCCTGCCACTCCCTCATCCAGTTCGACGGCCACGCCACCATCACCGACGCCGACCAGCTGCGCCACACCCTGACCCGGGGCATCGGCAAAGCCAAGGCCTACGGCGCCGGCCTGCTCACCCTCGCCCCCGCCTGA
- the cas5e gene encoding type I-E CRISPR-associated protein Cas5/CasD codes for MSTLLLRLAGPLSSYGSASSFHHRRGTHPHPTRSALIGMFAAAQGRPRQHALTPHHDLPDEPSYHDLTFTIRIDRPGTLLTDFHTVGGGLPHGEGLRMSKGGYRSAARSTLVTRRDYLADAVFTVAVQGPEPLVERIATTLEHPVWAPYLGRRCCIPDEPLLLAASVPDPVTALRAAVPLCLTAPPPPGAATTPVDFIWEQQPDTTVACRHYELPHSPIDFTPGQRTYTTYSVWSTTEPLPTDLYAGPQPLHALTAYRHAHHRADHTPDHLLDQEPPCRPPSSTPAP; via the coding sequence GTGAGCACACTGCTGCTGCGGCTTGCCGGACCGCTCAGTTCCTACGGCAGCGCATCCTCCTTCCACCACCGACGCGGCACCCACCCCCATCCCACCCGCTCCGCCCTGATCGGCATGTTCGCCGCCGCCCAGGGCAGGCCTCGCCAGCACGCCCTGACCCCACACCACGACCTGCCGGACGAGCCCAGCTACCACGACCTGACCTTCACCATCCGCATCGACCGTCCAGGCACTCTCCTCACCGACTTCCACACTGTCGGCGGCGGCCTCCCCCACGGCGAAGGCCTGCGCATGAGCAAAGGCGGCTACCGCAGCGCTGCCCGCTCCACCCTGGTCACCCGACGCGACTACCTCGCCGACGCGGTCTTCACCGTCGCCGTTCAAGGCCCCGAACCTCTGGTGGAGCGGATCGCCACCACCCTGGAACACCCCGTCTGGGCCCCCTACCTCGGGCGCCGATGCTGCATCCCCGACGAGCCCCTCCTCTTGGCCGCCTCGGTCCCTGACCCCGTCACAGCCCTGCGCGCCGCCGTGCCCCTCTGCCTGACCGCACCCCCGCCGCCAGGGGCGGCCACCACGCCCGTCGACTTCATCTGGGAACAGCAGCCGGACACCACCGTCGCCTGCCGCCACTACGAACTGCCCCACAGCCCCATCGACTTCACCCCCGGTCAGCGCACCTACACCACCTACTCGGTGTGGTCCACCACCGAACCCCTGCCGACCGACCTGTACGCAGGCCCCCAGCCCCTGCACGCCCTGACGGCCTACCGGCACGCCCACCACCGCGCCGACCACACACCCGACCACCTGCTCGACCAGGAGCCGCCATGCCGCCCGCCGTCCTCGACGCCGGCCCCCTGA